A single Methanospirillum lacunae DNA region contains:
- a CDS encoding diacylglycerol/lipid kinase family protein yields the protein MTNKRELGDLIRKKRQAVLIVNTHSRKGEKLFFRALDLLHLRGIDVIASYPVRKPERLRKVVTEVLDQKHPLIIIGGGDGTFNTITDLFVHKDSVLGILPMGTANNFARSMGIPMSLEKAIEVIVHGKVVDVDLGMINDQYFINIATIGFSRDVVSATPKLLKRYLGMVSYLLYETSYLISQQLFSCSITIDGVTECIKTRQLIIANGSFYGTRKITPDAHIDNKTLIIFAMDSESEWQGLKFWIGFLLGRHLVFPESRLFKAQSACIETKPGKYVIMGGEKMTRTPIRLAIDPAAVTIMAPDSFQDHDEHLLLNVPGSDPEIS from the coding sequence ATGACAAATAAGCGGGAACTTGGAGATCTTATCAGGAAAAAAAGGCAGGCAGTTCTCATCGTCAATACCCATTCCCGTAAAGGGGAGAAGTTATTTTTCAGGGCTCTTGATCTTCTCCATCTTCGGGGTATTGACGTAATCGCATCATATCCTGTCCGAAAACCCGAACGATTGAGAAAAGTGGTAACCGAGGTACTGGATCAGAAACATCCTCTCATTATCATTGGCGGTGGTGACGGGACATTTAACACAATTACTGATCTTTTTGTCCACAAAGATTCTGTTCTGGGCATTCTTCCAATGGGGACGGCGAACAATTTTGCCCGGTCAATGGGGATCCCTATGTCGCTTGAAAAAGCTATAGAGGTTATCGTTCATGGAAAAGTTGTTGACGTAGACCTCGGAATGATAAATGATCAATATTTTATCAACATCGCAACGATAGGATTTTCCCGGGATGTGGTTTCGGCAACTCCGAAACTTCTGAAACGATACCTTGGAATGGTATCTTACCTATTGTATGAAACCAGTTATCTCATTTCACAACAACTGTTTTCCTGTTCTATCACCATTGACGGAGTTACTGAATGTATCAAAACAAGACAATTGATCATTGCAAACGGAAGTTTTTATGGGACTCGTAAAATTACTCCAGATGCTCATATCGATAACAAAACTCTCATCATTTTTGCAATGGACTCGGAAAGTGAATGGCAGGGACTCAAGTTCTGGATAGGATTCCTTCTCGGCCGGCATCTTGTATTTCCTGAATCACGGTTGTTTAAGGCACAGTCAGCATGTATCGAGACAAAACCCGGGAAATACGTGATCATGGGGGGAGAAAAGATGACACGGACACCAATCCGTCTTGCGATCGATCCGGCAGCGGTTACCATCATGGCTCCTGATTCATTTCAGGATCATGATGAACACCTTCTACTAAATGTACCTGGTTCTGACCCGGAGATCTCCTGA